One genomic window of Syntrophus gentianae includes the following:
- a CDS encoding PEP-CTERM sorting domain-containing protein encodes MKKLRYVSLLVALFFCCFGFSQVANADVIDFETLTGPSLFAEATPIPQTITIGEATFTGGVILDQTANLPANQTSVYGTISPNYVTGMSNPITITFSSNITNFFLDVYNGQTFATDFILADNAGHSATFNLASNLNGGTTQIGFAAAGNEITITQSTSVWDFFIDNIHYNESLPSVPEPCSMLLLGLGLMGLAGLGRKFQK; translated from the coding sequence ATGAAAAAGTTAAGGTATGTTTCATTATTAGTGGCACTGTTTTTTTGCTGTTTCGGATTCAGTCAGGTTGCAAATGCAGATGTAATAGACTTTGAAACCCTCACTGGTCCATCTTTATTTGCTGAGGCCACTCCTATCCCTCAGACTATCACTATAGGTGAAGCTACATTCACGGGTGGCGTTATACTAGATCAAACTGCCAATTTGCCAGCTAATCAGACAAGTGTATATGGCACGATAAGTCCTAATTACGTCACCGGCATGTCAAATCCTATTACCATTACCTTTTCGTCTAACATTACAAACTTTTTCCTAGACGTATATAACGGGCAAACATTCGCTACTGATTTTATCTTAGCTGACAATGCAGGCCATTCTGCCACATTCAACTTGGCAAGTAATCTGAATGGCGGAACAACCCAAATTGGGTTTGCAGCCGCTGGTAATGAAATTACAATTACTCAGAGCACATCAGTGTGGGATTTCTTTATCGACAATATCCATTATAATGAATCTCTTCCTTCAGTTCCGGAACCTTGCAGCATGCTTCTTCTTGGACTTGGCTTGATGGGACTGGCTGGACTCGGAAGAAAGTTTCAAAAGTAA
- a CDS encoding OFA family MFS transporter, giving the protein MEQNTYNRAIPVVAAFLIQLCSGVAYLWSLFQTGIAKSLFSGNNAEAAITFSLLLACLGFGGIIAGRMTTKFSIPVIMITGGFIVAAGFFFASLVTAQAPWLLWLTYGVMGGIGIGMTYGTSIAVAQRWYPDHRGLVTGMLVSALGLGGVLFTPVIEGLIKYFGGPQVGEIKTFMALSIIFAVVCTICGIFLKNPPEGYAPKGWVMSAANKGVAPKDYSANEVLTTPQFYLLSTAFALASMGGLMMIGFAKPIAVAKNMAATATIGVLIIAICNSAGRLFWGFVSDRIGRKNAIMILLVGTGTLSLFVNMASGYYIYVLIAFIGFFYGGFLGTFPVLTADLFGQKNMATNYGMVLVGFGVGAVVASYIAGYYKNLAATNIDLMFPAFIIASVCAFVSIGLVWSIKPTKVEYEVVK; this is encoded by the coding sequence ATGGAACAGAATACGTATAATCGTGCAATACCCGTCGTTGCAGCATTCTTAATTCAATTATGCTCAGGTGTGGCATATCTTTGGAGCCTCTTTCAAACCGGGATTGCAAAGAGCCTTTTCAGCGGCAACAATGCGGAGGCAGCAATCACTTTTTCTCTGCTCCTTGCGTGCCTTGGATTTGGAGGCATCATCGCCGGTAGAATGACAACAAAATTTTCCATTCCAGTCATCATGATCACGGGCGGTTTTATCGTGGCGGCAGGATTCTTTTTCGCGTCCCTCGTAACAGCGCAAGCACCTTGGCTTTTGTGGCTTACCTATGGCGTTATGGGCGGGATCGGCATCGGAATGACATATGGGACATCGATCGCTGTCGCGCAAAGATGGTATCCTGACCACCGGGGGCTTGTAACAGGCATGCTCGTTTCAGCATTGGGCTTAGGGGGTGTTCTCTTCACGCCGGTTATTGAAGGCCTCATTAAATATTTCGGTGGGCCACAGGTTGGCGAAATAAAAACCTTCATGGCACTGAGTATTATTTTCGCCGTCGTTTGTACGATTTGCGGAATTTTTCTGAAAAATCCGCCGGAAGGCTATGCACCGAAAGGCTGGGTCATGTCGGCCGCAAACAAAGGGGTTGCACCTAAAGATTATTCGGCGAATGAAGTTTTGACAACGCCGCAGTTTTATTTACTGTCAACGGCTTTCGCACTTGCCAGCATGGGTGGATTGATGATGATCGGCTTTGCAAAACCCATTGCCGTTGCAAAAAATATGGCGGCGACGGCAACCATTGGGGTTTTGATAATCGCCATCTGTAATTCCGCAGGAAGATTGTTCTGGGGATTCGTATCGGATAGAATCGGCAGAAAAAATGCCATTATGATCCTGCTCGTTGGAACAGGCACATTATCTCTTTTTGTGAATATGGCATCAGGGTATTACATTTATGTATTAATCGCTTTCATCGGCTTCTTCTATGGCGGATTCTTAGGAACCTTCCCCGTTTTGACCGCTGATTTGTTCGGTCAAAAAAACATGGCAACAAACTATGGCATGGTGTTGGTTGGCTTTGGTGTCGGCGCCGTTGTTGCGTCTTACATTGCAGGCTATTACAAGAACCTCGCCGCAACAAATATTGATTTAATGTTCCCCGCGTTTATCATTGCGTCCGTCTGCGCTTTTGTATCGATCGGGTTGGTCTGGAGTATAAAGCCAACGAAAGTGGAATACGAAGTGGTCAAGTAA
- the nadA gene encoding quinolinate synthase NadA yields MNTSDLQSEIRALLRERKGILLAHYYQREEVQDIADFLGDSLALSIEAARTEAEVIVFAGVHFMAESASILSPDKTVLLPHLDAGCPLADKVTPAALEKARQQYPDAAVVTYINSSAEIKAHSDICCTSSNAVKVVNSLQDARQILMIPDGNLARYVARLTDKEIIPWDGYCPFHHFMQPEEVARSKAEHPDALFIAHPECNAAVLEMADFVGSTAAMIQFCKTTEAKKIIVGTEIGIMTPLKKQNPEKIFISPSKSLLCHTMKMITLENILESLKKMMPVVKVPEAIRIPAKRALDRMLAVR; encoded by the coding sequence ATGAATACATCCGACCTGCAGTCAGAAATCCGCGCGCTGCTTCGGGAACGGAAGGGCATTCTGCTGGCTCACTACTACCAGAGGGAAGAAGTCCAGGATATTGCCGACTTTCTCGGGGATTCGCTGGCCCTGAGCATCGAGGCCGCCCGGACGGAAGCCGAAGTCATTGTTTTTGCCGGTGTTCATTTCATGGCGGAAAGCGCATCCATCCTGAGTCCGGACAAGACCGTCCTCCTGCCTCACCTGGATGCCGGCTGTCCCCTGGCGGACAAGGTAACCCCAGCCGCCCTGGAAAAAGCCCGGCAGCAGTATCCCGATGCTGCGGTTGTCACCTACATCAATTCATCAGCGGAGATAAAGGCGCACTCCGACATCTGCTGCACCTCGTCCAACGCCGTCAAGGTGGTCAACAGCCTGCAGGATGCCAGGCAGATCCTGATGATCCCCGATGGAAATCTGGCCCGTTACGTGGCCAGGTTGACAGACAAGGAAATCATCCCCTGGGATGGCTACTGCCCCTTTCACCATTTTATGCAGCCTGAAGAGGTCGCCCGGTCCAAGGCGGAACACCCGGACGCCCTTTTCATCGCCCATCCGGAATGCAATGCAGCCGTCCTGGAGATGGCGGACTTTGTGGGCAGCACAGCGGCGATGATCCAGTTCTGCAAGACCACGGAGGCCAAAAAAATCATCGTCGGCACGGAAATCGGGATCATGACCCCGTTGAAGAAACAGAATCCCGAAAAGATTTTCATCTCACCGTCTAAAAGTCTCCTCTGCCACACGATGAAGATGATCACCCTGGAAAATATCCTGGAATCCTTGAAAAAGATGATGCCGGTCGTGAAGGTTCCCGAGGCGATCCGTATCCCCGCAAAGAGGGCCCTGGACCGGATGCTGGCCGTCCGCTGA
- a CDS encoding cysteine-rich small domain-containing protein, producing the protein MELDYNVTDKKYSFFRHEKCEYFPCHRVNDEENFNCLFCYCPLYVLGKKCGGNFKYIEGTVKDCSHCLVPHKRDSYAYVISKYFEIVEFMKKNEHQGE; encoded by the coding sequence ATGGAGCTCGATTATAACGTTACCGACAAAAAGTATTCATTCTTCAGACATGAGAAGTGTGAATACTTTCCCTGTCACAGAGTAAATGATGAAGAAAACTTTAACTGCCTCTTCTGCTATTGTCCACTCTATGTGCTTGGGAAAAAGTGTGGCGGCAATTTCAAATATATTGAAGGCACCGTAAAGGACTGCAGTCATTGCCTGGTACCACATAAGAGAGACAGCTATGCGTACGTGATCAGCAAATATTTCGAAATTGTAGAATTCATGAAGAAAAATGAACATCAGGGTGAATAG
- the glp gene encoding molybdopterin molybdotransferase MoeA, translating to MIQVEDALNVILKETFPLGTEKVAILDALGRVLGESIFAGRLIPPRDNSSMDGYAVHEADTKGATPFHPVILDVIEDIPAGSIPRQAVGIGQAARIMTGAPIPEGADAVIKIEDTRQSGKRVELTASVKKGENIRRAGGDVREGEEVIPAGTVVRPAEVGMMAALGKSFVSVYQRPVVAVIATGDELADIDDPVSSWKIVNSNAYSLTAQILDCGAIPLQMGIARDNPEDLLAKFRPALRADVILSSGGVSVGDYDLVKDIITEVGTAIEFWRVAMKPGKPLVYGRIGGKPIFGLPGNPVSTMVSFEQFVRPVLLKMMGQRCLFRRTLQAILLEGLEKQPELTYFVRVQVKREGDGYVAVPTGEQSSGVLKSMVRANGLAILPKGMQKISSGERVTVQMIDDSFNMTLNPEYLEER from the coding sequence ATGATTCAAGTTGAAGATGCCCTGAATGTCATCCTGAAGGAAACCTTCCCTTTAGGGACGGAAAAGGTCGCCATCCTGGATGCCCTGGGGCGTGTCCTCGGAGAGTCTATTTTTGCCGGTCGTCTCATTCCGCCCCGGGACAATTCCTCCATGGATGGCTATGCCGTGCATGAGGCGGATACGAAGGGCGCCACTCCTTTTCATCCGGTTATTCTGGACGTGATCGAGGACATCCCCGCCGGTTCCATCCCTCGGCAGGCCGTTGGGATCGGGCAGGCTGCGAGAATCATGACGGGTGCGCCCATTCCGGAAGGCGCCGATGCCGTGATCAAGATAGAAGACACCCGGCAGAGCGGCAAAAGGGTGGAGTTGACTGCCTCCGTGAAAAAGGGTGAAAACATCCGGCGTGCCGGAGGGGATGTCCGCGAAGGAGAGGAAGTCATCCCTGCCGGAACGGTCGTGCGGCCTGCGGAAGTGGGGATGATGGCGGCCCTGGGAAAGTCCTTCGTCTCCGTGTATCAGCGTCCTGTCGTGGCGGTCATCGCCACGGGCGACGAACTGGCGGATATCGACGATCCGGTTTCATCCTGGAAGATCGTCAACAGCAACGCCTACTCCCTGACAGCCCAGATTCTGGATTGCGGAGCCATTCCCTTGCAGATGGGCATTGCCCGGGATAACCCGGAAGATTTGCTGGCAAAGTTTCGGCCGGCCCTGCGGGCCGATGTGATTCTCTCTTCCGGCGGGGTGTCCGTGGGGGATTATGACCTGGTCAAGGATATCATAACGGAAGTGGGTACCGCCATTGAGTTCTGGCGGGTGGCGATGAAGCCGGGGAAACCCCTGGTGTACGGGCGGATCGGTGGAAAGCCGATCTTCGGCCTTCCGGGAAATCCGGTGTCGACCATGGTATCCTTTGAACAGTTTGTCCGTCCTGTTCTTCTGAAGATGATGGGCCAGCGGTGCCTCTTTCGAAGAACCCTACAGGCGATTCTGCTGGAAGGATTGGAGAAGCAACCGGAGCTGACTTACTTTGTGCGCGTTCAAGTGAAGCGCGAGGGCGATGGATATGTGGCAGTTCCCACGGGAGAGCAGAGTTCCGGCGTCCTGAAATCCATGGTGCGGGCCAACGGCCTGGCGATTCTTCCAAAAGGCATGCAGAAAATTTCTTCCGGAGAGCGGGTCACCGTGCAGATGATCGATGATTCCTTCAACATGACCCTGAACCCGGAATATCTCGAAGAGAGATAA
- the glmL gene encoding methylaspartate mutase accessory protein GlmL — MSIYLLVDFGSTYTKVTAVDIEKEMILGRAQAPTTVETDITIGLDNALYHLVEACGIDLSTVKGKYASSSAAGGLKMAAIGLVPELTLEAARRACLGAGAKVVCSYGFEMDEGIVREIESAKCDIVLLCGGTDGGDKNVITRNAGLLAGANIQCPVLTAGNRVVSDKVRDILEQGGKKVYAAKNVLPNLETVEVEPAQQLIREIFIAHITKAKGLEKAMDFIGRPIVPTPKATLQAAALLANGTSDEAGIGSLLIVEVGGATTNIHSVVEQSLATPQTVLRGLPELTIKRTVEGDLGIRYNAQTIFDFVGVDTYLSKLRAYVPDLQEAANVHGPYNAVHHIKYLSRNVGHVPKTVIGQNADIVLAESAASIAVERHAGTLRQEFTVVGEVNVQHGKNLIPTENLIGTGGIFKYGLNPERVLRSALFSLDKPWSLKPRNPKAYIDRYYMLYGIGLLAEDFPDQALRIAKKYLKRTSLDN; from the coding sequence ATGAGCATCTATTTATTGGTGGATTTTGGGAGCACCTACACGAAGGTCACCGCCGTCGACATCGAAAAAGAGATGATTTTAGGGAGGGCCCAGGCTCCCACCACGGTCGAGACGGACATTACCATCGGACTGGATAACGCCCTTTATCATCTTGTCGAAGCGTGCGGCATCGACCTTTCCACAGTGAAAGGGAAATATGCGAGCAGCAGCGCTGCCGGCGGTCTGAAAATGGCCGCCATAGGCCTCGTCCCGGAACTGACTCTCGAGGCGGCGCGACGAGCCTGCCTGGGCGCAGGCGCGAAGGTTGTCTGTTCTTACGGTTTCGAAATGGATGAAGGCATTGTCCGCGAGATTGAATCCGCAAAGTGCGACATCGTTCTCTTATGCGGAGGAACGGACGGGGGCGACAAGAACGTCATCACCCGTAATGCCGGCCTGCTTGCGGGGGCAAATATTCAATGTCCCGTGTTGACTGCCGGCAATCGCGTGGTTTCCGACAAGGTCAGGGATATCCTGGAACAAGGGGGCAAGAAAGTATACGCCGCAAAAAACGTCCTGCCGAATTTGGAAACGGTGGAGGTAGAACCGGCGCAACAGCTCATTCGCGAGATTTTCATCGCCCACATTACAAAGGCAAAAGGCCTTGAGAAGGCGATGGATTTTATTGGCCGACCAATCGTGCCGACTCCGAAGGCCACGCTGCAGGCAGCGGCCCTGCTCGCCAACGGGACAAGTGATGAAGCGGGAATAGGCAGCCTGCTAATCGTCGAGGTCGGTGGGGCTACCACGAACATCCATTCCGTTGTCGAGCAATCTCTCGCGACCCCCCAGACGGTTCTCCGGGGCCTTCCTGAGCTTACGATAAAGAGGACCGTGGAGGGCGATCTGGGAATTCGGTATAACGCTCAGACCATTTTTGATTTTGTCGGGGTCGACACGTATCTCTCCAAGCTTCGGGCTTACGTCCCTGATCTGCAAGAAGCGGCTAATGTCCATGGACCTTACAACGCAGTGCATCACATCAAGTATCTGTCCCGCAACGTAGGGCACGTTCCCAAAACGGTCATCGGCCAGAATGCGGATATTGTGCTTGCCGAATCCGCCGCTTCCATTGCGGTCGAACGCCATGCGGGCACCCTGCGCCAGGAGTTTACCGTGGTAGGAGAAGTCAATGTGCAGCACGGCAAGAACCTGATTCCCACGGAAAACCTGATCGGGACGGGCGGCATATTCAAGTACGGTCTCAATCCGGAAAGGGTTCTGCGGTCTGCCCTTTTCAGCCTGGATAAGCCGTGGAGCCTGAAGCCAAGAAATCCAAAAGCATACATAGACCGATATTACATGCTCTATGGCATCGGGCTTTTGGCCGAGGACTTTCCGGACCAGGCCTTAAGGATTGCCAAAAAATACCTGAAACGCACCTCTCTCGATAATTAG
- a CDS encoding type II toxin-antitoxin system HicB family antitoxin, translating to MPGMRGAHSLGETLEELNRNLKEVVELLLEDGEQEMETEFVGKI from the coding sequence ATTCCGGGAATGCGCGGCGCCCATTCCCTGGGGGAAACCCTGGAGGAGTTGAATCGCAATCTGAAGGAGGTTGTGGAATTGCTTCTTGAGGATGGAGAACAGGAAATGGAAACTGAATTTGTCGGGAAAATATAG
- a CDS encoding DUF2284 domain-containing protein, with protein MADISIDKYLEEYVDIPQFLELCKACPNYNRKWSCPPYDFKPEDYWNKYGKMHVIGTKIIFDEATINQKYATEEIINIVKTVIKKEQSLLFDELLALEEKYPGSISLAAGSCSLCENCARPDSNACNHADKLRYSIESLGGNVDKTVKKLLGLELQWMREGNLPEYFLLVSALLTPSI; from the coding sequence TTGGCCGATATCAGTATAGATAAATATCTTGAGGAATATGTAGATATTCCTCAATTTCTTGAATTATGCAAGGCCTGCCCTAATTACAACCGGAAATGGTCATGTCCGCCGTATGATTTTAAACCAGAGGATTATTGGAATAAATACGGCAAGATGCATGTTATAGGCACGAAAATCATCTTTGACGAAGCAACAATCAATCAAAAATACGCAACGGAGGAAATAATCAATATTGTAAAAACAGTTATCAAGAAGGAACAGTCCCTCCTCTTCGATGAACTTCTGGCACTGGAAGAGAAATATCCGGGGAGCATAAGTCTTGCTGCAGGCAGTTGCAGCCTATGTGAAAATTGTGCCCGCCCTGATAGCAATGCCTGCAATCACGCGGATAAGCTGAGATATTCCATAGAATCCCTTGGAGGAAATGTAGATAAGACTGTTAAAAAATTGCTTGGTCTTGAGCTTCAGTGGATGCGTGAAGGAAATCTGCCTGAATATTTTTTATTGGTAAGTGCTTTACTGACACCTTCTATCTGA
- a CDS encoding IS256 family transposase, which translates to MENNERDALENQVKEESKSALELIIREGACRMLQAAIENEITEYIDFFRNEKDSRKRRLVVRNGSLPEREIVTGIGPLKIKQPRILDKREGQHFTSNILPRYMRRIPSVDALVPALYLKGISTGDFSRVLESILGKNASGLSATNIVRLKRLWELDYKHWSGRDLSCKRYVYFWADGIYFNVRLEDAENKRQCILILIGTLENGKKELVSVLDGYRESKQAWQEILGDLKHRGLKAGPKLAVGDGGLGFWAALREEFPETVEQRCWVHKTANILDKMPKSVQPRAKAHIREMYMAPTKKEAFKAYSHFLSQYQAKYENACTCLEKDKENLFAFYDFPAEHWRHIRSTNPIESTFATVRLRTHRTKGCGSRLATLTMVFKLAMEAEKTWQKIRGHHLICKVIEGIRFVDGLIMQEAA; encoded by the coding sequence ATGGAGAATAATGAACGCGATGCTTTGGAAAATCAAGTCAAAGAAGAATCAAAAAGCGCCTTGGAATTGATTATCCGGGAAGGAGCCTGTCGGATGCTACAGGCGGCCATCGAGAACGAGATCACCGAGTATATTGATTTCTTTAGGAATGAAAAAGACTCCCGGAAGAGGCGGTTAGTCGTCAGGAACGGTTCTTTGCCGGAAAGGGAGATTGTAACTGGTATTGGACCATTAAAGATAAAACAGCCCAGGATTCTTGACAAAAGAGAAGGGCAGCATTTTACGAGTAATATTTTGCCAAGATACATGCGTCGGATTCCTTCGGTTGATGCGTTAGTTCCGGCCCTTTATCTTAAAGGGATCTCCACAGGAGATTTCAGCAGGGTACTGGAATCCATATTGGGTAAGAATGCATCAGGGCTATCCGCCACAAATATCGTCCGGCTGAAAAGGCTCTGGGAACTGGATTATAAGCACTGGTCCGGCCGTGATCTTTCCTGCAAGCGATACGTTTATTTCTGGGCCGACGGCATTTATTTCAATGTTCGTTTGGAAGACGCCGAGAACAAGAGACAATGCATTCTGATTCTGATCGGAACATTGGAAAACGGGAAGAAAGAACTCGTCTCCGTTCTAGATGGCTATAGGGAAAGCAAACAAGCCTGGCAGGAGATTCTTGGCGATCTCAAGCACAGGGGGCTCAAAGCAGGCCCTAAATTAGCAGTTGGTGACGGTGGCCTGGGATTCTGGGCGGCCCTGCGGGAAGAATTTCCGGAAACGGTTGAGCAGCGTTGTTGGGTTCATAAGACGGCCAATATCCTGGATAAGATGCCGAAGAGTGTTCAGCCGAGAGCCAAGGCGCATATCCGGGAGATGTACATGGCGCCGACCAAGAAGGAAGCCTTCAAGGCCTACAGCCACTTCCTGTCTCAATACCAGGCAAAATATGAAAATGCTTGCACCTGTTTAGAGAAGGATAAGGAAAATCTCTTCGCGTTTTACGATTTTCCCGCGGAACACTGGCGTCATATCCGATCAACCAACCCTATTGAGTCGACCTTTGCCACGGTCAGACTCCGCACACATCGGACAAAAGGTTGCGGCTCAAGATTGGCAACGCTGACCATGGTTTTTAAGCTGGCAATGGAAGCGGAAAAGACCTGGCAGAAAATCAGGGGACATCACCTCATCTGCAAGGTCATTGAAGGAATCCGATTTGTTGACGGCCTCATTATGCAAGAAGCGGCTTAA
- the glmS gene encoding methylaspartate mutase subunit S, giving the protein MEKRQVNKSVVIGTIGADAHMIGGWVLRRAFEEAGFTVAFLGAVVPQHEFINAALEIDADAILVSSMYGMGLLDCEGLRDKCIEAGLKDIILYVGGTVAAPLELEKNWPEIERRFTAIGFNRAFPNTCTAKEAVQTLKVDLGID; this is encoded by the coding sequence ATGGAAAAGAGACAGGTGAATAAGAGCGTCGTCATCGGCACCATTGGAGCTGATGCACACATGATCGGCGGTTGGGTGCTCCGGAGGGCATTCGAAGAAGCGGGCTTTACCGTGGCCTTTCTGGGAGCCGTCGTCCCACAGCATGAGTTCATCAATGCCGCGCTTGAAATCGATGCCGACGCCATTCTCGTTTCGTCAATGTATGGAATGGGTTTATTGGACTGCGAAGGGCTCCGCGACAAATGCATCGAGGCAGGACTCAAGGATATCATCCTTTATGTGGGTGGTACCGTGGCGGCCCCTCTGGAACTTGAAAAGAACTGGCCTGAAATTGAACGGCGCTTCACGGCGATTGGCTTCAACCGCGCATTTCCCAACACCTGCACGGCAAAGGAGGCTGTTCAGACTTTAAAGGTGGATCTCGGCATCGATTGA
- a CDS encoding transcriptional regulator — MFTFIETTSFEKALPYYLDDDEYAELQQYLINHSETGAVIPGSGGVRKIRWRRQGIGKRGGVRIIYYVKCQYEEIWLLAIHAKAVRENIPAHIVKSWKESIENE; from the coding sequence ATGTTTACATTTATTGAAACCACATCCTTTGAGAAGGCGCTTCCATATTATCTCGACGATGATGAATATGCCGAACTGCAGCAATATCTCATCAACCACTCAGAAACCGGCGCAGTGATTCCAGGATCAGGTGGCGTGAGAAAAATCAGATGGAGACGGCAAGGGATTGGTAAGCGAGGAGGCGTACGAATTATCTATTATGTAAAATGCCAATATGAGGAGATATGGCTATTGGCGATTCACGCAAAGGCGGTTCGGGAAAATATTCCGGCGCACATCGTTAAGTCATGGAAGGAGAGTATTGAAAATGAGTAA
- a CDS encoding helix-turn-helix domain-containing protein gives MSKKLSGKALEDYEKKRDIWQEVTDGIREIKAGGGRRISVEPKTEAAKARARIGLSQAQFASLLGVSKRTLEQWEQGRREPSGSAKMLLRIAEAHPEVLKEMVAEN, from the coding sequence ATGAGTAAAAAGTTATCAGGAAAGGCCCTGGAAGATTACGAAAAGAAGCGTGATATCTGGCAGGAAGTTACGGACGGAATTAGAGAAATAAAGGCAGGCGGAGGACGGCGTATTTCCGTGGAACCCAAGACGGAAGCGGCAAAAGCAAGAGCTCGAATCGGACTTTCGCAGGCGCAATTTGCATCTTTGCTGGGCGTTTCAAAGCGTACGCTGGAACAATGGGAACAGGGGAGAAGGGAACCGTCTGGATCGGCAAAAATGCTGCTGCGTATTGCAGAGGCCCACCCGGAAGTATTAAAGGAAATGGTTGCAGAAAATTAA
- the cobO gene encoding cob(I)yrinic acid a,c-diamide adenosyltransferase: MSIDTMRADPSGSDDTRRGLDRGYIIVLTGYGKGKTTCAMGMAMRAVGQGLKVAILQFLKGSWKYGELDTVKRLAPDMIIRPLGEGFVHVDPENPALKDIQCAEAAWRVCKEAIFSGNYGMVVLDEVNNAIAYGLLSVDEVVAVLQQRPTELHVVLTGRDAHPRILEIADLVTEMKEVKHPYRKGITSRKGIEY; the protein is encoded by the coding sequence ATGAGCATCGATACAATGCGTGCGGATCCGAGCGGTTCGGACGACACCAGGAGAGGGCTGGACAGAGGATACATCATTGTTCTCACCGGCTACGGCAAGGGGAAGACAACTTGCGCCATGGGAATGGCAATGAGGGCTGTAGGTCAGGGATTGAAGGTTGCCATCCTTCAGTTTCTTAAGGGGTCGTGGAAGTACGGTGAGTTGGATACGGTGAAAAGACTGGCCCCTGACATGATCATCCGGCCCCTGGGGGAGGGGTTTGTCCATGTGGATCCTGAAAATCCGGCTTTGAAAGACATCCAATGTGCAGAAGCCGCCTGGAGGGTATGCAAAGAGGCGATTTTTTCCGGCAATTACGGCATGGTTGTGCTCGACGAGGTGAACAACGCCATTGCCTATGGTTTGCTGTCGGTTGACGAGGTGGTTGCCGTATTACAGCAGCGTCCAACTGAGCTTCATGTTGTCCTGACCGGCAGGGACGCTCACCCGCGGATTCTGGAAATCGCCGACCTCGTGACGGAGATGAAAGAAGTGAAACATCCCTACCGGAAGGGGATCACGTCTCGAAAGGGCATTGAGTACTGA